CCCCGTGGAAATCCAGGTGTTCGACGCCACCGGAGCCCGCCTGAAATGACCTCTCCCGAACCCCTGCTGATCGATGTGCGCTCCCCCGGCGAATATGCCGGCGGCTACCTGGATGGCGCGGTGAACCTGCCGCTGGACCAGTTGCAGGCCGGCATCGCCCGGGTCGCCCCCGACCTGGGCCAGCCCATCGTGCTGTACTGCGCCTCGGGCGGCCGCTCGGGCATGGGCTGCATGCTGCTGCAGCAGATGGGCTACCGCCAGGTCAGCAACGGCGGCGGCATCGGCATGCTGGCCATGAGCAGCCAGCGGCCCGTGCGCCGGCTCTGACGTCCCGCCGGCCGCCGCTCAGCGCGGCAGCC
This sequence is a window from Ideonella dechloratans. Protein-coding genes within it:
- a CDS encoding rhodanese-like domain-containing protein, with product MTSPEPLLIDVRSPGEYAGGYLDGAVNLPLDQLQAGIARVAPDLGQPIVLYCASGGRSGMGCMLLQQMGYRQVSNGGGIGMLAMSSQRPVRRL